The Neomonachus schauinslandi chromosome 11, ASM220157v2, whole genome shotgun sequence genome contains a region encoding:
- the CCDC15 gene encoding coiled-coil domain-containing protein 15, with product MGVCVTYGISSQMHSKALYRKSSSLKINTGTRGQLTFKEPDSEESSSIMIDKKGTENLFWGDQQDLLSEDRDKPFSRVQKVQFKNPLFAVMKEEEQKQLDLQGLQNIFPEAQDYLPEAQCDLLETQGDLTGVQSVELEAESIEPEAKSVEPRLNTLAIELESQAVEPEAQAIEPKAQAVKIKTQGIMPEAQNIELDDGSIVSKVQDLLPKEQCVLPKDQNILPRCQDQDFLLKDQDFLPRDQDILPECQDQHFLPRDQHVLPEDQNIQSKFQDQDFLPRDQHQHFLPRDQEANLKQPASILIGPRGREVFPLDVHQDILPRHQDQTSTRDKKVRFKESYSDMSSEKGREDYSLAGYQYLPPKLQDQTFVRDQSKYIKQPSSCEKWEIERRIASGVPSSLYFRQQPSVGTAEGWQEDLLLDDQQHLPTKHQTEASSRRQVYDDYQSKLNTEFQIPLTLQSGVDHEEDKKERQKQYLRYRRLFMDIEREQVKEQQRQKEHQRKVEK from the exons ATGGGTGTGTGTGTCACATACGGCATTTCGTCCCAGATGCATTCA aaagcacTTTATAGGAAGTCATCATCCCTCAAGATAAATACAGGAACAAGAGGACAGTTGACCTTTAAG GAACCTGACTCTGAGGAATCTTCATCTATTATGATAGataagaaagggacagaaaatttgTTTTGGGGAGACCAGCAGGATCTCCTTTCTGAAGACAGGGACAAACCTTTCAGCAGAGTTCAG AAAGTACAGTTCAAAAATCCACTATTTGCTGTGATGAAAGAGGAAGAGCAAAAGCAATTAGATCTTCAAGGCCTTCAGAATATCTTTCCAGAAGCCCAGGATTATCTTCCAGAAGCCCAGTGTGATCTGCTGGAAACCCAGGGTGATTTGACAGGAGTCCAGAGTGTTGAGCTAGAAGCTGAGAGTATTGAGCCAGAAGCCAAGAGTGTTGAGCCAAGACTCAATACTCTGGCTATTGAGCTGGAAAGCCAAGCTGTTGAGCCCGAAGCCCAGGCCATTGAGCCTAAAGCCCAGGCTGTTAAGATAAAAACTCAGGGTATTATGCCAGAAGCCCAGAATATTGAACTAGATGATGGGAGTATTGTGTCTAAAGTCCAGGATTTGCTACCCAAAGAACAGTGTGTTCTTCCCAAAGACCAGAATATTCTACCCAGATGTCAGGACCAGGACTTTCTACTTAAAGACCAGGATTTTCTACCCAGAGACCAGGATATTCTACCCGAATGTCAGGACCAGCATTTTCTACCCAGAGACCAGCATGTTCTCCCTGAAGACCAGAATATTCAATCCAAATTTCAGGACCAGGATTTTCTACCCAGAGACCAGCATCAGCATTTTCTACCCAGAGATCAG gAAGCAAATTTGAAGCAGCCAGCATCAATTTTGATAGGCCCAAGAGGGAGAGAGGTGTTTCCTCTGGATGTCCATCAGGATATTCTACCCAGGCATCAAGATCAGACCTCCACCAGGGACAAG aaagtaCGCTTCAAGGAGTCATATTCTGATATGTcaagtgagaaagggagagaagactATTCTCTGGCAGGTTATCAGTATCTGCCTCCTAAACTCCAGGACCAGACCTTCGTCAGAGATCAG AGCAAGTATATCAAGCAACCCTCATCTTGTGAGAAATGGGAGATTGAAAGAAGAATTGCTTCTGGAGTGCCATCG aGCTTATACTTCAGGCAGCAGCCGTCTGTTGGGACAGCTGAAGGATGGCAAGAGGATTTGCTTCTGGACGACCAGCAGCATCTGCCAACCAAGCACCAGACAGAGGCTTCCAGCAGAAGACAG GTTTATGATGACTATCAATCAAAATTGAACACTGAATTCCAAATTCCACTGACACTCCAATCTGGAGTAGATCATGAAGAAGACAAGAAAGAG CGTCAAAAGCAATACCTGAGATATAGACGACTTTTCATGGATattgagagagaacaagtaaaagaacaacaaagacaaaaagaacatcAGAGGAAAGTTGAAAAGTAA